From Chryseobacterium viscerum, one genomic window encodes:
- a CDS encoding ferritin has protein sequence MVSEKIAKLINEQIAHEQYAAQYYLSMSAWFSGKDLDGIANYFRVQSKEELMHADKMFDYLNDVGGEIIIGEIPKPPHEFENATDIFEKALAHEKIVTKSIFNIVKNANDEGDFATTSFLQWFINEQVEEEASASQYVTKIKMVCDNPSALYLFDQELSQRVFVPATTA, from the coding sequence ATGGTTAGCGAAAAAATTGCAAAATTAATTAACGAACAAATTGCCCACGAACAATACGCCGCTCAATATTATCTTTCAATGTCTGCATGGTTTTCCGGAAAAGATCTGGATGGAATTGCCAATTATTTCAGAGTGCAGAGCAAAGAAGAATTGATGCATGCAGATAAAATGTTTGATTATTTGAATGATGTAGGCGGGGAAATAATCATCGGAGAAATTCCAAAACCTCCACATGAGTTCGAAAATGCAACAGATATTTTTGAGAAAGCATTGGCACATGAGAAAATAGTAACTAAAAGTATTTTCAATATTGTAAAAAATGCAAACGATGAAGGAGATTTTGCAACAACGTCATTCCTGCAGTGGTTTATTAACGAACAGGTAGAAGAAGAAGCAAGCGCTTCTCAGTACGTAACGAAAATCAAAATGGTATGTGATAATCCATCAGCTCTATACCTTTTTGACCAGGAATTGTCTCAGAGAGTATTTGTTCCTGCTACAACAGCCTAA